From one Pontibacillus sp. HMF3514 genomic stretch:
- the mfd gene encoding transcription-repair coupling factor, with the protein MQGLKDFLKKQDDVHSIISGLSSGMQEQFAAGLSGSARSVLVSLLEESTKRPILLVTHQLMQAQQLYEDLLGISDAEHVHLYPVNELIASEIAVASPELRSERIDALNHWAQEKSGILIAPVAALKRILPPPSYWEQYQLNFKVGEAIDLDAYLKGLINVGYDRSDMVASPGEFSLRGGILDIYPLTQPNPLRIELFDDEVDSIRYFDSESQRSLEKLDQVTIGPASELLLTDEDLTRGAHRLEEALSETLQKMQNSDLKEKVTETIEHDISRLNNLERFEEMYKYISLYYERSASLLDYIPENGLVVLDEMSRIQETANRLDEEEADWYSSLLESGQMVRDISISYNWPDVWHAIKQPRLYMSVFLRHIPNTQPQNIVNFSCRAMQQFHGQMNLLQNEMDRWKKSGYSVIIVAPNHERAEKIQNVLEDYDMEAVVSEQEPSLPVTTPTIVTEQMTSGFELPMHKVAVLTESELFKKQTTRPKRKKKISNAERIKSYQELKVGDYVVHANHGIGKYIGIETLELNGIHKDYMLVKYSGDDKLYVPIDQIDQVQKFVGSEGKEPKLYKLGGSEWKKVKSRVQSSVEDIADDLIKLYAEREATKGYAFGEDTEMQKDFEAAFPYQETEDQIRCIQEIKTDMEKIRPMDRLLCGDVGYGKTEVAIRAAFKAIADGKQVAILVPTTILAQQHYETVRERFQDFPINIGLLSRFRTQKQQKETKEGLKSGIVDIVIGTHRLLSKDIQVKDLGLLIVDEEQRFGVKHKEKIKQMKTNVDVLTLTATPIPRTLHMSMLGVRDLSVIETPPENRFPIQTYVLEYNPVFMREAIEREMARGGQVFFLFNRVENIERMAEEISALVEDARVTFAHGQMNETELENVMFSFLEGESDVLVSTTIIETGVDIPNVNTLIVYDADRMGLSQLYQLRGRVGRSNRVAYAYFTYQKDKVLTEVAEKRLQAIKEFTELGSGFKIAMRDLSIRGAGNLLGAQQHGFIDSVGFDMYSQMLKDAIEAKQEGKTYEETKPFEPELTLNIDAYIPDGYIDDEKQKIDMYKRFQAIDSQEDIHDLREELIDRFGDYPEEVENLFQVSVLKLYLKRERIESITEKNKKVELIMDAEASQQIDGAKLFELANQYGRMIQLGTEGKQLKITFQFQRDMYPRRYKVMEEILQSLKDVKHDE; encoded by the coding sequence ATGCAAGGACTTAAGGATTTTTTAAAAAAACAAGATGATGTGCATTCTATCATTTCCGGACTTTCTTCAGGGATGCAAGAGCAGTTTGCAGCTGGGCTCTCTGGTTCAGCAAGAAGTGTGCTTGTTTCGTTATTAGAGGAGTCAACGAAACGGCCTATATTGCTTGTTACACACCAATTAATGCAAGCTCAACAGTTATATGAGGATTTACTAGGGATATCTGATGCTGAGCATGTTCATTTGTACCCTGTAAATGAACTTATCGCTTCTGAGATAGCTGTTGCAAGTCCAGAGCTACGAAGTGAACGTATTGATGCCTTGAACCACTGGGCTCAAGAAAAATCAGGGATCTTAATTGCTCCTGTCGCAGCACTAAAGCGTATTTTGCCACCCCCATCTTATTGGGAACAATATCAGTTGAATTTCAAAGTAGGAGAGGCTATTGATCTTGATGCTTACCTAAAAGGGTTGATTAATGTCGGTTATGATCGATCCGATATGGTTGCTTCCCCAGGTGAATTTAGCTTACGTGGTGGGATATTGGATATTTACCCTTTAACCCAGCCTAATCCTTTGAGAATAGAACTGTTTGATGATGAAGTAGACTCCATTCGTTATTTTGATTCTGAAAGTCAACGATCGTTAGAAAAGTTAGATCAAGTTACTATTGGACCTGCTAGTGAGCTACTTTTAACAGATGAGGATTTAACAAGAGGGGCACATAGGCTTGAGGAAGCTTTATCCGAAACTCTTCAAAAGATGCAAAACAGTGATCTAAAGGAGAAAGTAACCGAGACCATTGAACATGATATCTCACGTTTGAACAATCTTGAACGTTTTGAAGAGATGTACAAATATATATCTTTATATTATGAGCGTTCTGCCAGTCTGCTAGATTATATACCTGAAAATGGACTGGTTGTTCTGGATGAGATGAGTCGAATCCAAGAAACAGCGAATCGATTAGATGAAGAAGAGGCTGATTGGTATAGTAGTCTTTTAGAGTCAGGGCAAATGGTTAGGGATATTTCAATCTCCTATAATTGGCCTGATGTTTGGCATGCCATTAAACAACCTCGACTTTACATGTCTGTCTTTTTGCGCCATATCCCAAACACACAACCTCAAAATATCGTGAACTTTTCTTGCCGTGCTATGCAGCAATTCCATGGCCAAATGAATCTTTTACAGAATGAAATGGATCGTTGGAAGAAAAGTGGGTATTCTGTGATCATCGTTGCACCTAATCATGAGCGTGCCGAAAAGATTCAGAATGTCTTAGAAGATTACGATATGGAAGCGGTAGTGTCAGAACAAGAACCTTCCTTACCTGTAACGACACCAACGATCGTAACGGAGCAAATGACATCTGGATTTGAGTTGCCGATGCATAAGGTTGCTGTGCTTACAGAGAGTGAATTGTTTAAGAAACAAACAACAAGACCGAAGCGGAAGAAGAAAATCTCCAATGCTGAACGAATTAAAAGTTATCAGGAATTAAAAGTTGGAGATTATGTTGTCCATGCTAATCACGGTATTGGAAAATACATCGGCATAGAAACGCTAGAGTTAAATGGCATTCATAAGGATTATATGCTTGTTAAATACTCTGGAGATGACAAACTATATGTACCCATCGATCAAATTGATCAGGTTCAAAAGTTTGTTGGTTCAGAAGGGAAAGAACCGAAGCTATACAAGCTCGGGGGGAGTGAATGGAAAAAGGTTAAGAGTCGTGTGCAATCTTCCGTTGAAGATATTGCTGATGACTTAATCAAACTTTATGCGGAGCGAGAAGCAACAAAAGGATATGCTTTTGGTGAAGACACGGAAATGCAAAAAGATTTTGAAGCGGCTTTCCCTTATCAGGAAACCGAGGACCAAATTCGCTGTATTCAAGAAATCAAAACGGATATGGAGAAAATTCGCCCGATGGACCGACTCTTGTGTGGAGATGTAGGTTATGGAAAAACTGAAGTAGCCATCCGTGCAGCTTTTAAAGCCATTGCAGATGGAAAACAAGTAGCCATCCTTGTCCCGACAACGATTTTGGCTCAACAGCACTACGAAACGGTGCGTGAGCGTTTTCAGGATTTCCCGATTAACATTGGTTTGTTAAGTCGTTTCCGCACGCAGAAACAGCAAAAGGAAACAAAAGAAGGTTTGAAAAGTGGAATTGTAGACATAGTCATTGGAACACACCGTCTTCTGTCTAAAGATATTCAGGTGAAAGATCTTGGTTTATTAATTGTAGATGAAGAGCAACGTTTCGGAGTTAAGCACAAAGAAAAGATTAAGCAAATGAAAACGAATGTGGATGTTCTTACATTAACAGCAACACCAATTCCGCGTACGTTGCATATGTCCATGCTAGGTGTTCGTGATTTATCCGTTATTGAAACACCTCCTGAAAACCGTTTCCCAATTCAGACCTACGTATTGGAATACAATCCAGTGTTTATGCGTGAGGCGATTGAACGAGAAATGGCTCGTGGTGGACAAGTCTTCTTCCTGTTCAACCGGGTAGAGAATATAGAACGTATGGCTGAAGAAATTTCCGCTCTTGTTGAAGATGCACGGGTCACATTTGCACATGGTCAAATGAATGAGACTGAACTTGAAAATGTCATGTTCAGCTTTCTTGAGGGAGAATCAGATGTACTTGTTTCCACTACGATTATCGAGACAGGTGTAGATATTCCAAACGTAAATACGCTTATTGTATATGATGCCGATCGAATGGGCTTAAGTCAGTTGTATCAATTAAGAGGACGTGTAGGACGCTCAAACCGAGTTGCTTATGCTTACTTTACGTATCAAAAGGATAAAGTTTTAACAGAAGTAGCGGAGAAACGTTTGCAAGCTATAAAAGAATTCACGGAGTTAGGATCAGGATTCAAAATTGCTATGCGTGACCTTTCTATACGTGGGGCTGGAAATCTCCTGGGTGCACAGCAACATGGGTTTATCGATTCTGTAGGTTTTGATATGTACTCTCAAATGCTTAAAGATGCAATAGAGGCCAAACAAGAGGGTAAAACCTATGAGGAAACCAAACCATTTGAGCCAGAGCTGACTCTGAATATCGATGCCTACATTCCAGATGGTTACATTGATGATGAGAAACAAAAAATTGATATGTACAAACGATTCCAAGCGATAGACTCTCAAGAGGATATTCACGACTTACGTGAGGAACTTATTGACCGTTTTGGAGATTACCCAGAAGAGGTCGAAAACTTATTCCAAGTTTCAGTTTTAAAATTATATTTGAAACGTGAACGTATTGAATCCATTACGGAGAAGAATAAAAAAGTTGAACTTATTATGGATGCAGAAGCTAGTCAACAAATTGATGGGGCAAAACTGTTTGAATTAGCGAATCAATACGGAAGAATGATTCAATTAGGTACAGAAGGAAAACAACTTAAGATCACATTCCAATTCCAACGTGATATGTATCCAAGACGATACAAAGTGATGGAAGAAATCCTTCAATCTTTAAAAGATGTAAAGCATGATGAATAA
- the spoVT gene encoding stage V sporulation protein T: MKATGIVRRIDDLGRVVIPKEIRRTLRIREGDPLEIFVDREGEVILKKYSPISELGDFAKEYADALFDSLGHTVLICDRDEFIAVSGASKKDYLNKSIGPKVEQAIQDRTLITESNESTIEIADGNEEKVSSYIVGPIIANGDPIGCVMIMSKEGESVSAVEQKAVETAASFLARQME, translated from the coding sequence ATGAAAGCAACAGGAATCGTACGACGTATTGATGATTTAGGACGGGTAGTAATCCCGAAAGAAATTCGCAGAACACTGCGTATCCGTGAGGGAGATCCACTTGAAATTTTTGTGGATCGAGAAGGAGAAGTTATTCTCAAAAAGTATTCACCGATTAGTGAGTTAGGGGATTTTGCTAAGGAATATGCAGACGCGCTATTTGATTCCCTAGGTCATACTGTTCTTATTTGCGATCGTGATGAATTTATAGCTGTTTCCGGCGCGTCCAAGAAAGATTACTTAAACAAAAGCATTGGGCCAAAAGTGGAACAAGCTATTCAAGATCGTACTTTAATAACAGAATCGAATGAATCGACGATTGAAATTGCAGATGGTAATGAAGAAAAGGTATCATCCTATATCGTTGGTCCAATCATTGCAAATGGAGATCCAATCGGATGCGTTATGATTATGTCTAAAGAAGGCGAGTCCGTCAGCGCAGTCGAACAAAAAGCAGTAGAAACTGCAGCAAGTTTCTTAGCCCGTCAAATGGAATAA
- a CDS encoding polysaccharide biosynthesis protein: MAKQINKKKIFQGAFLLTLAGILSKVLSVGYRIPLQNIAGDVGFYIYQQVYPILGMAWMISLYGFPVAISSFVSEWEGEGRALTLRNFFIPAFTILFSISLLLFGLCYFGASTIAVWMGDPQLEFPIKITSIVFLFLPFTSLLRGTFQGLHNMKPTAMSQIAEQFTRVLIIILATYFFVKAGVDLYVVGAGAAFGSVVGAIASVLLLGGMMLRKSPLSRRSTQGNIPYKKLIRSILVVGLFFCVNYMMLLFLQLADALTLVPNLQQAGSSLQEAKAAKGIFDRGYPLIQIGTVVGSSIALALIPAITRQRLEKRKEETYADARSAVKFSFLFSLAATVGLLMVMPYVNVSFFRTTDGTDALRILSLVTLFGSLSLTYSSLLQGFSIVGRPALAVILAFFIKIGANEMLIPAYGIKGSAVASVLAVLFICLFNYISLKRHFTLRLKHHIPWRQAGFAIGAMFLVVLGASLLYKTLIPLTERLAYVGVTLFTVSLGVLTYFLVLLKTGAFSKEELSQFPFSELIISKLEETK; the protein is encoded by the coding sequence ATGGCAAAACAAATCAACAAGAAAAAAATCTTTCAGGGAGCATTTTTATTAACGCTCGCAGGGATCTTGAGTAAGGTTCTAAGCGTGGGTTATCGTATTCCCTTACAAAATATCGCCGGCGACGTCGGCTTTTATATTTATCAGCAAGTGTACCCTATCTTAGGAATGGCGTGGATGATATCTCTATATGGATTTCCCGTTGCTATATCCTCGTTTGTATCAGAATGGGAAGGTGAAGGGCGTGCATTAACGTTACGCAATTTCTTTATACCAGCTTTTACGATTCTTTTCAGTATAAGTTTGTTGTTATTTGGCTTATGTTACTTTGGTGCATCTACGATTGCTGTATGGATGGGGGATCCTCAGCTTGAGTTCCCCATTAAAATAACATCGATTGTTTTTTTATTTCTTCCTTTCACATCATTACTTAGAGGAACATTTCAAGGATTACATAATATGAAACCTACAGCCATGTCACAAATTGCTGAGCAGTTTACTCGTGTACTCATTATTATCCTCGCTACATACTTTTTCGTGAAAGCAGGAGTAGACTTATACGTTGTCGGGGCTGGAGCGGCTTTTGGATCTGTTGTAGGAGCTATTGCCTCCGTGTTGTTGCTAGGTGGGATGATGTTAAGAAAGTCTCCACTTTCAAGAAGATCTACACAAGGTAACATCCCATACAAAAAGCTAATTCGATCCATCTTGGTAGTTGGGTTATTCTTTTGTGTGAACTACATGATGCTTTTATTTCTTCAATTAGCAGATGCTTTAACCTTGGTCCCGAATCTTCAACAGGCAGGAAGTTCACTTCAAGAGGCAAAAGCAGCAAAAGGAATATTTGATAGAGGATATCCGCTAATTCAAATTGGGACAGTTGTTGGCTCATCCATAGCACTCGCATTAATACCAGCTATTACTAGGCAACGTTTAGAAAAGCGTAAAGAAGAGACTTATGCGGATGCAAGAAGTGCGGTGAAATTCTCGTTTTTATTTTCGTTAGCCGCTACAGTGGGGCTTTTAATGGTGATGCCTTATGTAAACGTGTCTTTTTTCCGAACCACTGATGGAACGGATGCGCTACGGATTCTTTCTCTTGTGACCTTATTTGGTTCATTATCTCTAACCTATTCATCCTTGCTTCAAGGATTTTCGATTGTTGGACGACCAGCTTTAGCTGTCATTTTGGCATTCTTTATTAAAATTGGAGCCAATGAAATGTTGATTCCTGCGTATGGAATTAAAGGAAGTGCCGTTGCCTCGGTTCTTGCAGTTCTATTCATTTGCTTATTTAACTATATAAGTTTAAAAAGACACTTTACACTTCGATTGAAGCATCATATTCCATGGCGACAAGCCGGGTTTGCGATAGGAGCAATGTTTCTTGTGGTTTTGGGAGCAAGTTTGTTATATAAGACTCTTATACCATTAACAGAACGACTTGCTTATGTGGGAGTTACGCTTTTCACAGTTTCCCTTGGTGTTCTAACGTATTTTTTAGTGTTACTAAAAACAGGGGCATTTTCAAAAGAAGAATTAAGTCAATTTCCATTTAGTGAGTTAATCATAAGTAAACTGGAGGAAACAAAATGA
- the mazG gene encoding nucleoside triphosphate pyrophosphohydrolase, with translation MNKQITIIGLGAADIDQLPLGVYRILTKHEGTVYTRTLDHPVIESLQQEGLTFEAFDSTYESYDQFEDVYEVIVDRLLEQATHEAVLYTVPGHPMLAERTVQLLLQKQEQGEVTLNIQGGQSYLDALFTSLKIDPIEGFQFLDATSFTRNMIEHRQHTVFCQVYDELIASHVKVELMEDLPHDFPVYIADAVGSSQETIKEVPLYELDRSVELSNLTSVYIPPVPEERLNHKFFRLRDVIATLRGPEGCPWDRKQTNESLRPYLIEEAYELLQAIEDEDDEGMVEELGDVLLQVMLHSQIGEDEGFFTIDDVIVTITDKMIRRHPHVFGNHQLETAEEVVGTWDEIKQQEKGDTRPSALDGVVKALPGLLRAQELQKKAKKVGFDWDDPAPMWEKVQEEIEEFKMSLTTEAEDEQELELGDVLFALVNVARYYKVNPELAIQRTNDKFERRFREMEDMITAENIDMKSLLLEQLDQYWERAKRKEKGE, from the coding sequence ATGAACAAACAAATTACCATAATAGGACTTGGAGCAGCAGATATAGATCAGCTTCCTCTAGGAGTATATCGAATATTAACTAAGCATGAAGGAACCGTTTATACACGTACATTGGATCATCCTGTTATCGAGTCGCTACAACAAGAAGGCCTAACATTTGAAGCCTTTGATTCTACTTATGAGTCATATGATCAATTTGAAGATGTATATGAAGTAATTGTTGATCGTTTGTTGGAACAAGCAACTCATGAAGCGGTTCTTTACACCGTTCCAGGTCATCCAATGCTAGCTGAACGAACGGTACAACTCTTATTACAAAAGCAAGAACAAGGTGAAGTCACACTGAACATTCAAGGTGGTCAAAGCTATCTAGATGCTCTTTTTACTTCTTTAAAAATTGATCCTATTGAAGGGTTCCAATTTTTAGATGCCACATCTTTTACTAGAAATATGATTGAACATCGCCAGCATACTGTGTTTTGTCAGGTATATGATGAGCTGATTGCTTCCCACGTAAAAGTAGAACTCATGGAGGATCTTCCTCATGACTTTCCCGTATATATTGCTGATGCTGTAGGAAGTTCTCAAGAAACGATTAAGGAAGTTCCGTTGTATGAATTAGATCGAAGTGTAGAATTAAGTAATTTAACAAGTGTTTATATTCCTCCTGTACCAGAAGAGAGATTGAATCATAAGTTCTTCCGTTTGCGAGATGTTATCGCAACATTACGTGGTCCTGAAGGGTGTCCTTGGGATCGTAAACAAACAAACGAATCTTTACGTCCTTATTTAATTGAAGAAGCTTATGAATTATTACAAGCTATCGAGGATGAAGATGATGAGGGTATGGTTGAAGAGTTAGGTGACGTTCTTTTACAGGTCATGCTTCATAGTCAAATTGGAGAAGATGAAGGATTTTTCACCATCGATGACGTAATTGTTACAATAACGGATAAAATGATCCGCCGTCACCCTCATGTATTTGGTAATCATCAACTAGAAACAGCAGAAGAGGTTGTAGGGACCTGGGATGAAATCAAGCAGCAAGAGAAAGGTGATACGCGCCCATCTGCTTTAGATGGTGTTGTTAAAGCTTTACCTGGGTTATTACGTGCTCAAGAATTGCAAAAGAAAGCTAAAAAAGTCGGATTTGACTGGGATGATCCTGCGCCGATGTGGGAAAAGGTCCAGGAAGAAATTGAAGAATTTAAAATGTCCTTAACAACAGAAGCAGAAGATGAGCAGGAACTCGAACTTGGAGATGTATTATTTGCACTAGTGAATGTCGCTCGTTACTATAAGGTTAATCCTGAATTGGCTATTCAACGTACCAATGATAAGTTTGAACGTCGTTTTCGAGAAATGGAAGATATGATTACTGCTGAGAATATCGATATGAAGAGTTTGTTGCTTGAGCAACTCGATCAATACTGGGAAAGAGCAAAACGAAAAGAAAAAGGTGAATAA
- a CDS encoding RNA-binding S4 domain-containing protein, producing the protein MRLDKFLKISRLIKRRTLAKEVAEQGRIQINGNQAKASANVAVGDTLTIRFGQKQLTIEITSLRETVKKDEASSLYKVISEQEV; encoded by the coding sequence ATGAGACTAGATAAATTTTTAAAGATTTCACGACTCATTAAGCGTCGAACGCTAGCTAAAGAAGTAGCTGAGCAAGGCCGTATTCAAATCAATGGGAACCAAGCCAAAGCCTCTGCTAATGTAGCTGTAGGAGATACGCTTACAATCCGCTTTGGTCAGAAGCAACTAACCATTGAAATTACCTCGTTACGTGAAACAGTGAAAAAAGATGAAGCTTCTTCGCTTTATAAAGTTATAAGCGAACAAGAAGTTTAA
- a CDS encoding ring-cleaving dioxygenase, which produces MQLLGIHHISILTGSAEKNFEFFTKVLGMRLVKKSVNQDDTSCYHLFYGDGKGSPGTEVTFFDIPGLGSTHEGTSSITSTSLRVKSTESLKYWGQRFEQYGVKHEGIEQRANRNTMAFEDFEGTKLILVADDDEEGVAAGEPWEGTEVPAEHAIVGLGPVLLTVARPERTERVLTEILGFRHEGSYPSLLGEGYDDVEVYATGEGGAGAEVHIQKRTDLPLEKLGRGGVHHVAFRIPDETEHAKWVDRIKETGMMNSGKVDRFYFKALYFREPNGILFELSSDTPGFDVDESVETLGENLSLPPFLEPKREEIEEKLRPLTLD; this is translated from the coding sequence ATGCAATTGTTAGGGATCCATCATATTTCTATATTAACAGGTAGTGCTGAGAAGAATTTTGAATTTTTTACTAAAGTATTAGGCATGCGCCTAGTGAAAAAGAGTGTAAACCAAGATGACACGAGTTGCTACCACCTTTTCTATGGCGATGGAAAAGGAAGTCCTGGTACAGAGGTTACCTTTTTTGATATTCCAGGTCTTGGGTCTACGCATGAAGGAACATCAAGTATTACAAGTACATCGCTGCGTGTAAAAAGTACCGAATCTCTGAAGTATTGGGGACAACGCTTTGAACAGTATGGTGTGAAGCATGAAGGAATTGAGCAACGTGCAAACCGAAATACAATGGCCTTTGAAGATTTTGAAGGTACGAAGTTGATACTTGTAGCAGATGATGATGAAGAGGGAGTTGCAGCTGGTGAACCTTGGGAAGGGACGGAGGTACCAGCAGAACATGCAATTGTTGGCTTAGGGCCCGTGCTGTTAACAGTAGCTCGCCCAGAGCGTACTGAGCGCGTTTTAACTGAGATACTAGGCTTTAGACATGAAGGTTCGTATCCGTCCTTACTAGGGGAAGGATACGATGATGTAGAAGTGTACGCTACGGGTGAAGGTGGTGCAGGAGCGGAAGTGCATATTCAAAAACGCACAGATCTCCCACTTGAAAAATTAGGACGCGGTGGCGTTCACCATGTTGCCTTCCGTATTCCCGATGAAACGGAGCATGCAAAATGGGTGGACCGTATAAAAGAAACCGGTATGATGAATTCAGGTAAAGTGGATCGCTTTTACTTTAAAGCATTGTACTTCCGTGAGCCAAACGGAATTCTTTTTGAGCTTTCATCAGATACACCAGGCTTTGACGTTGATGAGTCCGTTGAAACTCTAGGTGAGAACCTTTCTTTACCTCCATTCTTAGAACCTAAACGTGAAGAGATTGAAGAAAAATTAAGACCGTTAACATTAGATTAG
- a CDS encoding BrxA/BrxB family bacilliredoxin, with product MNAYEEYMKQVTQPMRDELTNAGFKELTTPEEVNEFMSSMEGTALVVINSVCGCAAGLARPSAIHAVQQDVKPDHTVTVFAGQDREATNQMREYIDEEPSSPSMALFKDGQLVHFIPREEIEDHEPEDIIANLTNAFSQHC from the coding sequence ATGAACGCATATGAAGAATATATGAAACAGGTTACGCAACCCATGCGTGACGAATTAACAAACGCTGGTTTTAAGGAGCTTACAACACCTGAAGAAGTGAATGAATTTATGAGTTCCATGGAAGGAACTGCTCTTGTTGTAATCAACTCTGTTTGCGGCTGTGCTGCAGGACTAGCACGTCCTTCTGCTATACATGCCGTTCAACAAGATGTAAAACCTGACCATACCGTAACTGTATTTGCTGGCCAGGATCGTGAAGCAACAAACCAAATGAGAGAGTATATTGATGAGGAACCTTCCTCTCCTTCAATGGCTCTATTTAAAGACGGTCAACTTGTTCACTTCATTCCTCGTGAAGAGATTGAAGATCATGAACCAGAAGATATTATAGCAAACTTAACGAACGCATTTTCTCAACATTGTTAA
- a CDS encoding conserved virulence factor C family protein: MNIVSIEPTPSPNSMKVNLSESLPDGDTRNYKQGDDLKDAPEYVENLLNIEGVKSLYHVMDFIALDRHPKHKWEAILPEVRELLGTEEAVEATEQTQQEENQSSEDAFGEVKVFIQMFRGIPMQVKLEEGDTEKRVGLPESFMNAAMKASPASSNMVMERQWIEQNPRYGDLEDIGQEVAEELSASYDDDRLEALVQQAFEVDPGDNQPSEPKGQTVTLETLDDPDWKVRYAALDRMNPTFEDLPVLDKALSDEKASIRRLATAYLGMIEEPEVLPYLYKALQDKSVTVRRTAGDCLSDLGFKEAMPQVIESLQDKNKLVRWRAAMFLYELGDESAVPALREAIQDPEFEVRMQAKMALQRIEGGEEAKGSVWHQMTQARKTD; encoded by the coding sequence GTGAACATCGTGTCTATCGAACCGACACCAAGCCCCAACTCGATGAAAGTTAACTTGAGTGAATCCTTACCTGATGGGGACACACGCAACTATAAACAGGGTGATGATCTCAAAGATGCACCTGAGTATGTAGAGAATCTTTTGAACATTGAAGGGGTCAAGAGCTTATATCATGTCATGGATTTCATTGCACTGGACCGCCACCCCAAACATAAATGGGAAGCTATTTTGCCAGAAGTGCGTGAACTTCTAGGGACTGAAGAGGCTGTCGAAGCAACAGAGCAGACACAACAAGAGGAGAACCAGAGTTCTGAGGATGCGTTTGGCGAGGTAAAAGTCTTCATCCAAATGTTCCGAGGTATCCCGATGCAAGTGAAACTAGAAGAAGGCGACACCGAAAAACGCGTCGGTCTTCCTGAATCATTTATGAATGCAGCCATGAAGGCTTCACCAGCTTCTTCAAACATGGTAATGGAACGTCAATGGATTGAACAAAATCCTCGTTATGGCGATCTAGAGGATATTGGGCAAGAGGTTGCTGAGGAGTTATCGGCAAGTTATGATGATGATAGGCTAGAAGCACTTGTCCAACAAGCATTTGAAGTGGATCCAGGAGATAATCAACCTAGTGAGCCTAAGGGCCAGACTGTGACCCTTGAGACATTAGATGATCCAGATTGGAAAGTACGTTATGCAGCATTAGACCGTATGAACCCAACTTTTGAGGATTTACCCGTATTGGATAAGGCATTGAGCGATGAAAAAGCATCAATTCGTCGACTTGCTACAGCATATTTGGGTATGATTGAGGAACCTGAGGTGCTTCCTTACTTGTATAAAGCACTTCAGGATAAATCCGTTACAGTTAGACGAACAGCCGGTGATTGCTTATCTGACTTAGGATTTAAAGAAGCCATGCCACAAGTGATTGAATCACTGCAGGATAAAAATAAGCTCGTTCGCTGGAGAGCAGCAATGTTTTTATATGAACTTGGTGATGAGTCAGCCGTTCCCGCTCTTAGAGAAGCCATCCAGGATCCTGAATTTGAAGTACGTATGCAAGCTAAAATGGCTCTGCAACGTATTGAGGGCGGAGAAGAAGCTAAAGGGTCTGTTTGGCACCAAATGACTCAAGCTAGAAAGACCGATTAA
- a CDS encoding toast rack family protein, with protein sequence MKRKFYLWCLSVGLLVVLSGCNLVFSEEVMEEEIKIEAGQAEELKVDLDMGAGKLIVQGGAEDWLNGKFRYSDKKLDPDVSYNQDQGQIRIDQSNVNFNYGKDTKNEWDLQLTNDTPIELNVNTGASKTELNLEGINLNHLNIDSGVGKLTVDLSGDWEESFDVNVESGVGKTTFILPSDQGVKIKSDSGIGTTSFEGFISKGDGIYVNEAYEKSDVTIEINADVGVGKTVFKKE encoded by the coding sequence ATGAAGAGAAAATTCTATTTGTGGTGTTTAAGTGTTGGCTTGTTAGTTGTCCTTTCAGGTTGTAACTTGGTGTTTTCAGAAGAGGTTATGGAAGAAGAAATAAAGATTGAGGCAGGTCAAGCAGAAGAATTGAAAGTTGATCTCGATATGGGCGCTGGAAAATTAATCGTTCAAGGTGGCGCAGAAGATTGGCTAAACGGTAAATTCCGATACAGTGATAAAAAGCTAGACCCAGATGTTTCATATAATCAGGATCAGGGTCAAATTCGCATCGACCAATCTAACGTAAATTTTAATTATGGGAAAGATACAAAAAATGAATGGGACCTTCAGTTAACAAATGATACTCCTATCGAATTAAATGTAAATACTGGAGCATCAAAGACTGAATTGAATTTAGAGGGAATAAACTTAAATCATCTTAATATTGATTCTGGTGTAGGTAAACTAACAGTGGATCTAAGTGGAGATTGGGAAGAAAGTTTTGATGTGAATGTTGAATCAGGGGTTGGGAAAACGACATTTATATTGCCTTCTGATCAAGGAGTTAAGATTAAGTCGGATAGCGGTATTGGCACAACATCTTTTGAAGGTTTTATCTCTAAAGGTGATGGGATATACGTGAACGAAGCATACGAAAAATCAGACGTTACAATCGAAATAAATGCTGATGTTGGAGTTGGGAAAACAGTCTTCAAAAAAGAATAG